From one Lotus japonicus ecotype B-129 chromosome 3, LjGifu_v1.2 genomic stretch:
- the LOC130749385 gene encoding uncharacterized protein LOC130749385 isoform X2 yields the protein MAKNRNNKKKRNDVVSMDTTDPSVSEPPQESGAASATTNMKMKLKGRPMKRTKNVRKKKAIAKAISAHEKSSEKISKHENKKSRVQSAKTLYE from the exons ATGGCGAAAAACAGGAACAACAAGAAGAAGAGAAACGACGTCGTTTCTATGGATACCACCGACCCATCTGTTTCGGAACCACCTCAAG AATCAGGTGCTGCTAGTGCTACTACCAATAT GAAGATGAAGCTGAAGGGAAGGCCGATGAAGAGAACAAAAAATGTTCGAAAGAAGAAGGCAATAGCTAAAGCCATATCCGCACACGAGAAGTCTTCGGAGAAAATATCAAAgcatgaaaacaaaaaaagtaGAGTTCAGTCTGCCAAAACACTCTATGAATGA
- the LOC130749385 gene encoding uncharacterized protein LOC130749385 isoform X1: MAKNRNNKKKRNDVVSMDTTDPSVSEPPQAMDTSESGAASATTNMKMKLKGRPMKRTKNVRKKKAIAKAISAHEKSSEKISKHENKKSRVQSAKTLYE; the protein is encoded by the exons ATGGCGAAAAACAGGAACAACAAGAAGAAGAGAAACGACGTCGTTTCTATGGATACCACCGACCCATCTGTTTCGGAACCACCTCAAG CAATGGATACTTCAGAATCAGGTGCTGCTAGTGCTACTACCAATAT GAAGATGAAGCTGAAGGGAAGGCCGATGAAGAGAACAAAAAATGTTCGAAAGAAGAAGGCAATAGCTAAAGCCATATCCGCACACGAGAAGTCTTCGGAGAAAATATCAAAgcatgaaaacaaaaaaagtaGAGTTCAGTCTGCCAAAACACTCTATGAATGA